The following proteins come from a genomic window of Platichthys flesus chromosome 1, fPlaFle2.1, whole genome shotgun sequence:
- the baz2ba gene encoding bromodomain adjacent to zinc finger domain protein 2B isoform X10 — protein MESGERLASPAPTLSAARTSSPAASSSSSSSSPSPAPHSKSSLAPSPSALGSTLSNSGRLFGVAGEQPFIGSTLSSAFPLVNHPAFGALYTAGAGRPEFGGLGSLGLSAALATHPQLGALSEWWRAAEAHNRGAAAFLPSFIGFPPFYTPHMQPNHSASPVQIRMPGKNSHTPPKGLNGAVNGSGVFPPTTQSGSFSQSPAPVQSSTKSTKYSNLSNSHRSSPHNNPAELIMKPIQKLKEKKPRKKLADTSVASKSESGTSSDSSSDGSLSSDLDDLAEDDEDDDDDDDDDDEEEDKQSEVSDSEKRTKKKRKVSIPSTGTAKKKAISDPPTLVPLPCSVSPPALSQSSPLALHSSRSWTDSPQQHFSVIQSTGLAANSKPLALLTQPRRETSPSSSPIALTTSPKARSSTASPKPPRLLPSSSPQHLPLSLCSSPKPLAVPSPPHSTLTLSTSPKSFGQPSSVRSSKKSSLKPHQHAPAGAAKSNKRKQLEASLAQINEFRLKQTLMSQGQTFPAELKKQQPGPNKSPKRTSLSSSPLPPAPLPPPQNNHSNLFLSSALLGLPEPNHPNGVIQSTTQDAPLALISKPRKDSAAKGKSPQCDSEAGSMPVNLSTGASRTQGATQAGPPSQPPTTSPHATGHGSRKNKSPKGKGQTPGLGQVPAQADPLAAWKGFSQNHLVQSLVDLFRGGEAGIGIPGVSIPGVGIPGVGIPGTFNPTAGLPANKESDDSDDDDEDDDLEEEEEDEEDSDDSLSESDSNSDSDVSGKKVKELKLLPSGSSKKEMTPRRLTKGPELLNTSTNHTATSCSPLNLQVIKTPTIVSSSSALAYHSSPGSSSYSLASPLGLGKRKRVMDEKELMIPLELGWRRETRIKTVAGRPQGEVAYYAPCSKKLRQYPDVMKYLSRNGISGITRDNFSFSAKIRVGDFYEAREGPQGLQWSLLKEEEVIPHILAMEGRRGRPSSSERQSAGEGTKGSRRRKGRPPNVGDPLVPEGPSPSEVKLLRKLEAQEIARQAAQMKMMRKLEKQALARAAKEARKQQGKLWSIIASEERRKQKEQIKILKQQEKIKRIQQIRMEKELRAQHLLEAKRRKKEEVNNAKILEAEKRIKEKEMRRQQAEVLKHQELERHRLDMVWERERRRQHLMLMKAVEARKKAEERERLRQEKRDEKRLNKERKLEQRRLEMEIARELRKPNEDMCLSDHKPLPEFSRIPGLILPGRAVSDCLMLMQFLRGFGKVLGLDLNMDVPTLGMLQEGLLNVGDSMGQVQDLLVKLLSLAVCDPGLPPGQKTKTMLGDHLTNVGINRDNVSEVLQMYMGAHCANTDLALLALSLKTKAFQAHTPVQKSSILGFLANELACSRAVISEIDKSLDQMANMRKDKLIMEGKLKKLRIIHAKRTGKREASMGVEENQSVGTPSSAAKRKRKLGGDSDEDEDDEEDSDDPADEDEDEEEEEVKKVKKVEVIDEDDVDQATSIEELEKQIEKLAKQHHQTRKKLFEISHSLRSMTYGQDRYRRRYWVLPHCGGVFIEAMESGEAPEELEEERHRRRAAEEIKVKEEPMEIELEKEKHADADGPSTRTEGLEQQEEEEKEHEGKNNSPSLFYPQKDCVSKLCTIRDTNNDVGRETVKEENKQSPHVRQNGSPVGTHSAAASVTATSPTHNSSESAAASTHSLVTTNDATNIPPPASNFLPVPCLPGPSESPGNTPLSSSPTPSPYLSFQANDQLLRVLTEKSGHWFSLLPRNPCDLSSLTTTPQAAPRVSPQASSTPAGPRSPPQSPALPLTPSAASASTSPHHPAGLLNYPISALQVKQGGSLLGVSFGSWPSGIISPSLPLCSSLSPMPGHSLEGNTASVSSKSESPLPGIEKSSFMPSPALEMPKSLDHPMPRPIPEELLTGWWRVSDIEQLRNLVNALHSRGFREKGLQRQMQKYLEIIPQVCTKHRDVAMIELRDLEESQVSVESVRGWCVEEQAMEMDIAVLQQVEELERKVTSASLQAKGWMYPDPQSEREDLVYYEHKPLTKSTSASSGDKEHPEERGEKGGVTRHLDNPLDIAVTRLADLERNIERSGEEEVAHGMKVWRKALSEVRSAAQLAMCIQQLQKSIAWERSIMKVYCQLCRKGDNEDLLLLCDGCDKGCHTYCHKPKITSIPEGDWYCPSCISKASGPTPKNKRPPIKPVATSGGSGKKGGEAKKSGKQTGNGEVSEEDPASASSTPKKAAAKDTNRKRKLEEVSPALPGVNPETPVCVKRAKTARDNNRDLGLCRVLLAEVERHQDAWPFLTPVNLKSVPGYKKVIKKPMDFATIREKLVSSQYQNLETFIIDVNLVFDNCEKYNEDNSDIGRAGHNMRKFFEKRWTELLKQTN, from the exons ATGGAGTCTGGAGAGCGGCTGGCCTCCCCTGCGCCCACCCTGTCTGCTGCTCGCACCTCCTCCCCTGcggcctcttcctcctcttcatcctcttcgcCATCCCCGGCTCCCCACTCTAAGAGCAGCCTGGCCCCAAGCCCCTCAGCACTGGGATCCACCCTCAGCAACTCTG GCCGTCTGTTTGGAGTGGCAGGAGAGCAGCCCTTTATTGGCTCCACATTGTCAAGTGCCTTCCCTCTGGTCAACCACCCAGCCTTCGGAGCCCTCTACACTGCCGGAGCAGGCAGGCCGGAGTTTGGAGGCTTGGGTTCCCTGGGCTTGTCAGCTGCTCTAGCTACACATCCCCAACTAGGAGCCCTTTCTG aGTGGTGGCGAGCTGCTGAAGCCCATAATAGGGGAGCTGCTGCCTTTCTCCCCTCCTTCATCGGCTTCCCCCCATTCTATACCCCTCACATGCAGCCCAACCACAGCGCCAGTCCTGTTCAGATCAGGATGCCAGGCAAGAACAGCCACACCCCACCTAAAG GGTTGAATGGGGCAGTGAATGGCAGCGGTGTCTTTCCTCCCACCACACAATCAGGGAGCTTTTCTCAGAGTCCGGCTCCTGTTCAGTCATCGACCAAGTCGACCAAATATTCAAACCTCTCTAACAGTCACCGTAGCAGCCCCCACAACAATCCAGCAGAGTTGATTATGAAGCCGATCCAGAAACTGAAAGAGAAG AAGCCACGTAAGAAGCTGGCGGACACCTCTGTGGCGAGCAAAAGCGAATCAGGCACATCATCAGACAGCTCAAGTGATGGGTCCCTCAGCAGTGATCTAGACGACCTCgcagaggatgatgaagacgatgatgatgatgacgatgacgatgaCGAAGAAGAGGACAAACAGAGTGAAGTATCAGACTCTGAGAAGCggacaaagaagaaaagaaag GTGTCGATACCCAGCACTGGAACTGCAAAGAAGAAGGCCATCTCAGACCCCCCAACCCTTGTGCCCTTACCCTGCTCTGTGTCCCCCCCTGCCTTGTCCCAGTCCTCGCCACTGGCTCTGCACAGCTCCAGGTCCTGGACAGACAGTCCGCAGCAGCACTTCAGTGTGATCCAGTCCACCGGCCTGGCTGCCAACTCAAAGCCACTGGCACTCCTCACCCAGCCCCGTAGGGAGACTtcaccctcttcctcacccaTAGCTCTCACCACGTCTCCAAAGGCGCGCTCCAGCACCGCCTCTCCCAAACCTCCCAGGctgctgccctcctcctccccccagcACCTGCCCCTCTCCCTTTGCTCCTCCCCGAAGCCTCTGGCCGTGCCCTCGCCACCCCACTCGACGCTCACGCTGTCTACCTCCCCGAAATCTTTTGGCCAGCCCTCATCTGTAAGAAGCTCCAAGAAGTCATCACTGAAGCCACATCAGCACGCTCCTGCTGGCGCTGCCAAATCCAACAAAAGGAAACAGCTTGAAGCTTCACTCGCGCAGATCAATGAGTTCAGGCTCAAACAG ACTCTCATGTCCCAAGGGCAGACATTCCCAGCTGAGCTAAAGAAGCAGCAGCCGGGGCCAAACAAGTCTCCCAAGAGGACGTCTCTGTCTTCATCGCCATTGCCACCTGCTCCGCTTCCTCCACCCCAGAACAATCACTCCAACCTCTTCCTCTCGAGTGCCCTGCTGGGGCTCCCTGAACCCAACCACCCCAATGGAGTCATCCAAAGCACCACTCAGGACGCACCTTTGGCCCTCATCAGCAAACCTCGCAAAGACTCTGCCGCGAAAGGCAAGTCCCCTCAGTGCGACTCCGAAGCTGGGTCAATGCCTGTCAATCTGAGCACAGGGGCGAGCAGGACCCAAGGAGCCACCCAGGCTGGGCCCCCGTCACAGCCCCCCACTACCTCACCCCATGCCACAGGCCATGGATCTAGGAAGAACAAGTCTCCAAAGGGTAAGGGACAAACACCAGGGCTGGGACAGGTACCGGCACAAGCAGACCCTTTAGCTGCCTGGAAGGGCTTCTCTCAGAACCACCTGGTACAATCGCTTGTAGATCTGTTTCGTGGGGGAGAGGCCGGGATCGGGATTCCTGGAGTCAGTATCCCTGGAGTTGGAATTCCAGGAGTGGGAATCCCTGGGACATTTAACCCCACAGCTGGTCTCCCAGCTAACAAGGAATCAGATGACtcggatgatgatgatgaggatgatgaccttgaggaggaggaggaggatgaagaggactCAGATGATAGTCTGTCAG aGTCCGACAGCAACTCAGACAGCGACGTCTCTGGGAAGAAAGTGAAGGAGCTAAAGCTGCTGCCATCTGGATCGTCTAAAAAGGAGATGACTCCCCGCCGGCTAACCAAAGGCCCAGAACTACTGAACACCTCAACCAATCACACCGCCACCAGCTGCTCCCCTCTCAACCTGCAGGTCATCAAGACTCCCACCATTGTCTCCAGCTCCAGTGCCTTGGCCTATCACAGCTCTCCAGGCTCATCATCCTATAGCTTAGCCTCCCCATTAG gtttagggaagaggaagagggtgatGGATGAGAAGGAGTTGATGATACCTCTGGAGCTGGG gtGGCGAAGAGAAACAAGAATCAAAACAGTGGCCGGGCGGCCGCAGGGCGAGGTGGCCTACTACGCCCCCTGTAGCAAGAAACTGAGGCAATACCCAGATGTAATGAAG TATCTATCCAGAAATGGAATAAGTGGCATCACGCGTGATAATTTTAGCTTCAGTGCAAAGATAAGGGTTGGTGACTTCTATGAAGCCAGAGAAGGACCCCAG GGTTTACAGTGGAGCCTGttgaaggaagaggaggtcaTTCCTCATATTTTGGCAATGGAAGGTCGAAGGGGTCGCCCCTCAAGTTCAGAGCGCCAATCGGCGGGCGAGGGCACCAAAGGTTCCCGCCGAAGGAAGGGGCGACCCCCTAATGTGGGCGATCCGCTGGTGCCCGAGGGCCCCAGTCCCAGTGAGGTCAAACTTCTGCGCAAACTAGAGGCACAAG AAATAGCTCGTCAGGCTGCCCAGATGAAAATGATGAGAAAACTGGAAAAGCAGGCACTGGCACGTGCAGCCAAAGAGGCTCGGAAGCAGCAAGGTAAACTCTGGT CGATCATCGCATCCGAGGAGCGAAGGAAGCAGAAAGAGCAGATCAAGATTCTCAAGCAGCAG GAAAAGATCAAGCGTATTCAGCAGATTCGGATGGAGAAGGAACTCAGGGCGCAGCATCTTTTGGAG GCCAAACGGAGAAAGAAGGAAGAGGTTAACAATGCCAAAATATTGGAAGCAGAAAAACGGATAAag gagaaagagatgaggagacagCAGGCAGAGGTTCTCAAGCACCAG GAGTTGGAGAGGCATAGACTAGATATGGTATGg gagagggagaggaggaggcaacATCTTATGCTGATGAAGGCTGTCGAGGCTCGCAAGAAAGCAGAG GAGCGTGAGCGCTTGCGGCAGGAGAAAAGGGATGAGAAGCGTCTGAACAAAGAGCGTAAACTGGAGCAACGGAGGCTGGAGATGGAGATAGCGAGGGAGCTGAGGAAGCCAAATGAAGACATGTGTCTGTCTGACCACAAG CCTCTCCCTGAGTTCTCCCGGATCCCTGGACTCATCCTGCCAGGACGTGCCGTGTCCGACTGCCTTATGCTGATGCAATTCCTGAGAGGCTTTGGGAAGGTGCTGGGACTCGACTTGAACATGGATGTGCCCACCCTGGGCATGCTACAGGAGGGCTTGCTCAATGTGGGGGACAGCATGGGCCAGGTCCAAGATCTTCTGGTCAAACTGCTCTCTCTGGCAGTCTGTGATCCTGGGTTGCCACCTGGACAAAAG aCCAAAACCATGCTGGGCGACCATCTGACCAATGTTGGCATCAACAGGGATAATGTGTCTGAGGTGCTACAGATGTACATGGGGGCCcattgtgcaaacacagacTTGGCTCTTCTGGCCCTCAGTCTGAAGACCAAGGCTTTCCAGGCCCACACCCCTGTGCAGAAGTCCTCTATTCTGGGCTTCCTGGCTAATGAGCTAGCCTGCAGCAGAGCTGTTATCAG TGAGATTGACAAGAGTCTTGATCAGATGGCAAACATGAGGAAGGACAAGCTCATCATGGAGGGGAAACTGAAAAA GCTCAGGATCATTCATGCCAAACGCACTGGGAAGAGGGAGGCCAGCATGGGTGTGGAAGAGAACCAGTCTGTTGGCACTCCATCCTCCGCCGCCAAACGCAAGAGGAAACTGGGGGGAGACAGTGATGAAGACGAAGATGACGAAGAAGACAGCGATGACCCGGCCgatgaagacgaggatgaggaggaggaagaggtgaagaaagtaaaaaaagtgGAGGTCATTGATGAG GATGACGTCGACCAGGCCACCAGCatcgaggagctggagaagcagaTAGAGAAGTTAGCCAAG CAACATCATCAGACCAGAAAAAAGCTGTTTGAGATCTCTCATTCTCTGCGCTCCATGACGTATGGCCAGGACCGATACCGCCGCCGGTACTGGGTGCTTCCCCACTGTGGAGGAGTCTTCATTGAAGCCATGGAGAGCGGAGAAG CACCAGAGGAACTAGAGGAGGAGCGACATAGGAGGAGAGCGGCGGAGGAGATCAAGGTCAAAGAGGAACCTATGGAGATCGAGTTAGAGAAGGAGAAACACGCCGATGCTGATGGGCCGAGCACTCGAACAGAAGGTTTGGagcaacaggaagaggaggaaaaggagcaCGAGGGGAAGAATAACTCCCCGAGTCTCTTCTACCCTCAGAAAGACTGTGTTTCCAAGCTCTGCACAATCCGGGACACAAACAACGACGTTGGCAGAGAAACTGTGAAGGAAGAGAACAAGCAGAGTCCCCATGTGAGGCAAAATGGCAGCCCCGTGGGCACTCacagcgccgcagcttcagTAACAGCCACCTCCCCCACTCACAATTCCTCTGAGTCGGCAGCAGCATCAACCCACTCCCTGGTGACCACTAATGACGCAACAAACATCCCTCCCCCGGCCTCCAACTTTTTACCTGTGCCATGCCTGCCAGGCCCAAGTGAAAGCCCGGGGAACACTCCCCTATCCTCGTCCCCTACTCCGTCTCCCTACCTCTCATTTCAAGCCAACGACCAGCTGCTCAGAGTCCTGACGGAGAAGAGTGGACACTGGTTCAGTCTGCTCCCTCGCAACCCCTGTGACCTCTCTTCCCTCACCACGACTCCTCAGGCAGCGCCACGCGTGTCTCCCCAGGCATCCTCCACCCCAGCCGGGCCCAGATCACCACCTCAGTCCCCTGCCTTGCCTCTCACCccttctgctgcttcagcctccaCCAGCCCACACCACCCAGCTGGCCTCCTCAACTACCCAATATCGGCCCTGCAG GTGAAGCAAGGTGGTTCATTGCTAGGTGTGTCTTTTGGAAGCTGGCCCAGCGGCATTATAAGTCCCAGCCTGCCTCTGTGCAGCAGCCTCAGCCCCATGCCGGGTCACTCACTGGAGGGCAACACGGCAAGTGTCTCCAGTAAGAGTGAATCGCCTTTACCTGGCATTGAGAAATCCTCATTCATGCCCTCTCCTGCCTTGGAAATGCCCAAATCCCTCGACCACCCCATGCCTCGACCCATCCCAGAAG AGTTGCTGACAGGATGGTGGCGTGTTTCTGACATCGAGCAGCTGAGGAATTTAGTCAATGCTCTGCACAGCCGAGGCTTTAGAGAGAAGGGCCTCCAGAGGCAGATGCAGAAATACTTGGAGATCATCCCCCAGGTCTGCACCAAACACAGAGACG TGGCCATGATCGAGCTGCGTGATCTGGAGGAGAGCCAGGTCAGTGTGGAGTCAGTGCGAGGCTGGTGCGTTGAGGAGCAGGCGATGGAGATGGACATTGCCGTCCTGCAGCAGGtcgaggagctggagaggaaggtCACGTCTGCCAGCCTGCAGGCGAAG GGCTGGATGTATCCGGACCCTCAATCTGAGCGGGAGGACCTGGTGTACTACGAGCACAAGCCACTCACAAAATCAACGTCAGCGAGCAGCGGAGACAAGGAGCATCCCGAAGAGCGCGGGGAGAAGGGTGGGGTGACGCGTCACCTGGATAACCCACTGGACATAGCAGTGACACGTCTGGCTGATCTGGAGCGCAACATCGAGAGAAG TGGCGAGGAGGAGGTGGCCCACGGCATGAAGGTGTGGAGGAAGGCCCTGAGCGAGGTGCGCAGTGCTGCCCAGTTGGCCATGTGCATCCAGCAGCTACAGAAGTCCATCGCCTGGGAGAGGTCCATCATGAAAGTG TACTGTCAGTTGTGCAGGAAGGGCGATAATGAGGACCTGCTCCTGCTGTGTGATGGCTGTGACAAAGGCTGCCACACTTACTGTCACAAACCCAAGATCACCAGTATCCCAGAGGGAGACTGGTACTGCCCGTCCTGCATATCCAAG GCGAGTGGTCCTACCCCCAAAAACAAAAGGCCTCCAATCAAACCAGTAGCAACCAGCGGAGGAAGTGGCAAGAAAGGCGGAGAAGCGAAGAAGAGCGGGAAGCAGACGGGCAACGGGGAAGTATCGGAGGAGGACCCCGCGAGCGCCAGCAGCACGCCCAAGAAAGCAGCGGCAAAAGACaccaacaggaagaggaaattgGAAGAGGTCTCACCTGCTCTGCCGGGAGTCAATCCGGagacccctgtgtgtgtgaagagagcCAAGACGGCTAGAGACAACAACAGGGACCTGGGACTATGCAG gGTGCTCCTTGCTGAGGTGGAGCGGCATCAGGATGCATGGCCTTTCCTCACACCCGTCAACCTGAAGTCAGTCCCTGGCTACAAGAAGGTCATCAAGAAACCAATGGACTTCGCCACCATACGTGAGAAGCTCGTGAGCAGCCA gtATCAAAATCTGGAGACTTTCATCATCGATGTCAACTTGGTGTTTGACAACTGCGAAAAATACAATGAAGACAATTCAGACATTGGCCGAGCCGGTCATAACATGAGGAAGTTCTTCGAGAAGCGCTGGACTGAGcttctgaaacaaacaaactaa